A region from the Sutcliffiella horikoshii genome encodes:
- a CDS encoding LiaF transmembrane domain-containing protein — translation MKKNSFLPGLLLLFFGAYFLLQQLNIVLWEGMLHWSTILVITGIALLLQAYKQSDYPNILPGFVLLGIGLHFQLKDKVDVWPDHFAVIILIIGVGFILRSQKTKGGMFEGVLLCILASFFLFYDTFMEMLGVVETGVASLHTFWPVLLILIGAFFVFKKK, via the coding sequence ATGAAGAAAAATAGCTTTCTACCTGGTTTGCTTTTATTATTTTTTGGTGCATATTTCCTGTTACAACAATTAAACATTGTGTTGTGGGAAGGGATGCTGCACTGGTCCACTATTCTTGTTATTACAGGAATTGCACTTTTATTACAAGCTTATAAACAGAGTGATTATCCTAATATACTTCCTGGGTTTGTACTATTAGGAATTGGGTTGCATTTTCAGCTTAAAGATAAGGTAGATGTTTGGCCTGATCATTTTGCGGTTATCATTTTGATTATTGGTGTTGGCTTTATTCTCCGTTCGCAGAAAACGAAGGGCGGGATGTTTGAAGGAGTTCTGTTATGTATTCTTGCCAGTTTCTTTCTTTTCTACGATACGTTTATGGAGATGTTGGGTGTGGTAGAGACTGGTGTTGCTAGTTTACATACTTTTTGGCCGGTTTTGTTGATTTTGATTGGTGCGTTTTTTGTCTTTAAGAAGAAATAA
- a CDS encoding amino acid ABC transporter ATP-binding protein produces the protein MSNKIEVVNLNKSFGDLHVLKDISLTVKNKEVVCLIGASGSGKSTILRCLNFLEMKDSGTVVIDGKEVDVEKDNLNKVRQKVGMVFQHFHLFPHKTVLENVMEAPVQVEKLKKEEARKIASDLLAKVGLSDKENVYPEKLSGGQKQRVAIARALAMRPDVMLFDEPTSALDPELVGEVLKTMKELAEEGMTMVVVTHEMGFAQEVADRVIYMHDGKIVEEGPPQDLFNNPKNQRTRDFLEAVL, from the coding sequence ATGAGTAATAAAATTGAAGTCGTAAACTTAAATAAATCGTTCGGAGACCTACATGTTTTAAAAGATATTTCCTTGACGGTAAAGAATAAAGAAGTTGTCTGCCTGATTGGTGCCAGCGGATCAGGTAAAAGTACTATCCTCCGCTGCTTGAACTTTCTTGAGATGAAGGATAGTGGCACAGTGGTCATAGATGGTAAGGAAGTGGATGTAGAAAAGGACAATTTAAATAAAGTCCGTCAAAAAGTCGGTATGGTGTTTCAGCATTTTCATCTTTTTCCTCACAAAACAGTTTTGGAGAATGTTATGGAAGCTCCTGTCCAGGTCGAAAAGTTAAAAAAAGAGGAAGCCAGGAAAATTGCATCTGACCTTTTGGCAAAAGTAGGTTTGTCAGACAAAGAGAATGTATATCCCGAAAAGCTCTCAGGCGGACAAAAGCAGCGTGTGGCAATCGCCCGTGCCCTTGCCATGAGACCGGATGTAATGCTCTTTGACGAACCAACATCCGCCCTTGACCCTGAACTGGTAGGAGAGGTTCTTAAAACCATGAAAGAACTTGCCGAAGAAGGCATGACCATGGTCGTCGTCACCCACGAAATGGGATTCGCACAAGAAGTCGCCGACCGTGTTATCTACATGCACGACGGCAAAATCGTCGAAGAAGGCCCCCCACAGGACCTCTTCAACAACCCAAAAAACCAACGAACAAGAGACTTCTTGGAGGCTGTTCTGTAA
- a CDS encoding amino acid ABC transporter permease, with amino-acid sequence MPSLAHFIDVFFSTYDMFLRGMLKTLQITAISIVIALFVGLFFAFLKISKIKVLEWIANTYIYLVRGTPLIVQIFVFYYGLVQMGITAFWSVTLALAFHNGAYIAEIFRGTIQSIDKGQMEAGRSLGMTRNLAMRRIILPQAFRRALPPLGNQFIICLKDSSLAAFIGFYELFNVAQTQGANSFDYMTYLLVVSVYYLFLVGLIGIFVNLLERKFSVSDR; translated from the coding sequence ATGCCCAGTTTAGCACATTTTATTGATGTTTTCTTCAGTACATACGATATGTTTTTAAGAGGGATGCTGAAAACCCTTCAAATTACAGCCATTTCAATTGTTATTGCACTTTTTGTCGGGTTATTTTTCGCCTTTCTTAAAATATCCAAGATTAAAGTACTTGAATGGATCGCCAATACTTACATATATCTTGTACGTGGAACTCCGTTAATTGTTCAAATCTTTGTTTTCTACTATGGATTGGTGCAGATGGGAATCACTGCATTCTGGTCCGTCACATTGGCTCTGGCCTTCCATAATGGGGCCTATATTGCCGAGATTTTCAGGGGAACCATTCAATCGATTGACAAAGGACAAATGGAAGCCGGACGATCTTTGGGTATGACCCGCAATCTGGCGATGAGAAGAATTATTTTACCACAGGCTTTCAGAAGGGCACTACCGCCACTTGGAAATCAATTTATCATCTGTTTAAAGGATTCATCCTTAGCAGCATTCATCGGCTTCTACGAACTGTTCAATGTAGCGCAAACACAAGGTGCTAACAGCTTTGACTATATGACTTATCTGTTGGTAGTTTCTGTTTACTACTTATTCCTTGTAGGGTTGATTGGAATCTTTGTTAATCTGTTGGAAAGAAAATTCTCAGTAAGTGATAGATAG
- a CDS encoding transporter substrate-binding domain-containing protein, which produces MKKRVLLVTLFLLSTILAACGGKTTTSEGYELVKEDKFTFASSGEFAPFSVTDGSGNMTGFDIEVGEAIAAELGLEPEQEKYTFASIVEGVKNGRFDAAVASHTITEERLKEVDFSTPYYYSGAQIFVRPDSDIQTMDDLEGMEIAVSRGSTYADLVEGVSDNIVNYDSDVVALEALNNGRHDAVVTDFVTGREAIGSGMELEARELLDRSEQAVAVAKGNEALLEAINEALETLRENGKLKEISEKYFGEDITSDPGE; this is translated from the coding sequence TTGAAAAAAAGGGTATTGTTAGTCACGTTATTTTTGTTGTCTACCATTCTTGCAGCATGCGGTGGTAAAACGACAACAAGTGAAGGGTACGAATTAGTAAAGGAAGACAAGTTTACATTTGCTTCTTCAGGAGAATTTGCGCCATTTAGTGTTACAGACGGTTCCGGAAATATGACCGGTTTTGATATCGAGGTCGGGGAAGCTATTGCAGCTGAGCTTGGGTTGGAACCAGAGCAGGAAAAGTACACTTTTGCGAGTATTGTTGAAGGAGTAAAGAATGGCCGCTTTGATGCTGCGGTTGCGAGTCATACGATTACGGAAGAAAGATTAAAAGAAGTGGACTTCTCCACACCGTACTATTATTCTGGCGCTCAGATTTTCGTGCGTCCTGACAGCGACATCCAAACCATGGATGACCTAGAGGGAATGGAAATCGCCGTTTCCAGAGGCTCCACTTATGCAGATTTAGTGGAGGGTGTATCTGATAATATCGTAAACTATGATAGCGATGTTGTTGCATTAGAGGCACTTAACAATGGCCGTCATGATGCAGTGGTAACGGATTTTGTTACCGGTCGTGAAGCAATCGGATCCGGAATGGAACTGGAAGCTCGCGAACTATTGGATCGCAGTGAACAGGCTGTAGCAGTAGCAAAAGGTAATGAAGCCTTATTGGAAGCTATTAATGAAGCGCTTGAAACATTACGTGAAAACGGAAAACTAAAAGAGATAAGTGAAAAGTACTTTGGTGAAGACATTACTTCAGACCCGGGTGAGTAA
- a CDS encoding alanyl-tRNA editing protein: MEKLFYQDPYIQTFTTTLIEQSQDESGKWYAILQQTAFYPEGGGQPYDTGTLNDNKVIEVQEIKGEIRHYMEHPLPQITKDVKGNIDWERRYDHMQQHAGQHLLSAAFEELFSYKTKSFHLGKEVSTIDLDINELTEQEVLEAETLVNRIILENRKIECKWVTQDELLNYRLRKELSVSENIRIVIIPEFDYNGCGGTHPHSTGGVASLKVLSLEKQKDMIRVSFVAGNRVLKQLHEKQQVVLELSSLLNAPQNGMAEAVTRMLGQSKEQAKELKEMKERLLEYEAAALFSKTEVISGRTILKSVFQNKEMAELQSIARKLVSARDDINVFLVAENAGKLQFVGARGSKSNMNMKSIAKEVFAFINGKGGGRENFVQGGGETTVTGDKLIEEISRIISNV; the protein is encoded by the coding sequence ATGGAAAAGTTATTTTATCAAGACCCTTACATACAGACATTCACCACCACATTAATAGAACAATCACAAGACGAATCCGGAAAATGGTATGCCATACTCCAACAGACCGCATTTTACCCAGAAGGCGGCGGGCAGCCATATGACACAGGAACACTGAATGACAATAAAGTCATCGAGGTACAAGAGATCAAAGGGGAAATCAGGCATTACATGGAGCACCCACTTCCACAAATAACAAAGGATGTTAAGGGAAATATCGATTGGGAAAGACGATATGACCATATGCAGCAGCATGCAGGACAGCACCTATTATCTGCTGCTTTTGAAGAACTATTTTCATACAAAACCAAAAGCTTTCACCTGGGCAAAGAAGTGTCCACCATTGACCTCGATATTAATGAGTTAACGGAACAAGAAGTTCTGGAGGCTGAAACACTCGTTAATAGAATTATCCTTGAGAACCGTAAGATAGAGTGCAAATGGGTCACACAGGATGAGCTATTGAATTACCGGCTAAGAAAAGAGCTATCCGTTTCTGAAAATATCCGAATTGTCATCATACCGGAATTTGACTACAACGGTTGTGGAGGAACACACCCTCATTCAACAGGCGGAGTAGCTTCTCTTAAAGTTCTTTCATTAGAAAAACAAAAGGACATGATCCGTGTATCCTTTGTTGCAGGAAATCGTGTGTTGAAGCAACTCCATGAGAAACAGCAGGTAGTTCTAGAGTTATCTTCATTATTGAATGCTCCTCAAAATGGTATGGCAGAAGCAGTCACAAGAATGTTGGGGCAAAGTAAAGAACAGGCAAAAGAACTAAAAGAGATGAAAGAAAGGCTTCTGGAATACGAGGCAGCTGCTCTTTTTTCCAAAACGGAAGTAATTTCAGGTCGGACAATATTAAAGTCTGTGTTTCAAAATAAGGAAATGGCAGAACTCCAAAGTATCGCACGGAAATTAGTTTCTGCTAGAGATGACATCAACGTGTTTCTTGTAGCTGAAAATGCAGGCAAGCTGCAATTTGTTGGAGCTAGAGGAAGCAAATCTAATATGAACATGAAGTCTATCGCCAAAGAAGTCTTTGCTTTCATAAATGGAAAGGGAGGCGGCAGGGAAAACTTCGTCCAAGGCGGGGGAGAAACAACAGTCACAGGGGACAAATTGATAGAAGAAATTTCGAGAATTATATCAAACGTTTAA
- the yihA gene encoding ribosome biogenesis GTP-binding protein YihA/YsxC, whose product MKVTQAEIVISAVKPEQYPSELLPEFALAGRSNVGKSSFINKMINRKNLARTSSKPGKTQTLNFYLINEMLHFVDVPGYGFAKVPKSERDAWGRMMETYLTSREQLRAVLQIVDLRHPPSKDDVTMYEYLKHYELPVVVIATKADKIPKGKWQKHLKVIKETLGMEKGDELILFSSETGQGKDEVWGMLQKRMK is encoded by the coding sequence ATGAAAGTAACACAAGCAGAAATAGTAATAAGTGCCGTTAAACCAGAGCAATACCCAAGTGAACTTTTACCGGAATTCGCCTTGGCGGGCCGTTCCAATGTAGGAAAATCATCTTTTATCAATAAGATGATCAACCGTAAAAACCTTGCGAGAACATCCTCCAAACCAGGAAAAACGCAGACATTGAACTTTTATCTGATCAATGAAATGCTGCATTTCGTTGATGTACCTGGTTACGGATTCGCTAAAGTACCAAAATCCGAGCGAGATGCATGGGGCAGAATGATGGAAACCTATTTAACAAGCAGAGAACAGCTACGTGCAGTCCTGCAAATAGTGGACCTTCGCCATCCCCCATCCAAGGATGATGTCACGATGTACGAATACTTGAAGCACTATGAGCTTCCAGTTGTCGTCATTGCGACGAAAGCGGATAAAATCCCTAAAGGGAAATGGCAAAAGCACTTAAAAGTAATAAAAGAAACCCTCGGAATGGAAAAAGGGGACGAACTAATCCTCTTCTCTTCCGAAACCGGACAAGGCAAAGATGAAGTCTGGGGTATGTTGCAAAAAAGAATGAAGTAA